From Triplophysa dalaica isolate WHDGS20190420 chromosome 16, ASM1584641v1, whole genome shotgun sequence:
TAGAGCAAGActtcacaaaatgtctttgtgtgtttgacatcGCCAGGTCACGGGATGCACAATTATCACAGGACAAACATTTAAcaagcattctgtgtaaaacatatttttagatGTGGTCACAAGGCTTGTGTGATTGTGTTAGGGGgtagaaaaacagtttttacaatataaaagtaATTCGGTCAATTGtaagtccccataaaacatgaaaacccaACCGACCCTTACAACCGAAAGTAAACCGCTTTTCTTCATGGAAGGTCTGCAGTCTATGAAATTGAGCCAACAAAAAATTTCTAGTTCACATTTCAtctccagtttttttctcatgtggcaagtagctgtGTATTTTGTGGATTCCACCAAGCATTAGACTGATGGCATAGAACTCAAAATCTTCAGCTGTCACCACAAACACTAAACCATTCAAATGTAGGTATTAATGCACATGTCGTCTTCTCTGGTTAATGAGGGAAGTCATAGTGACTTAGTTCACTTTGTGTAACACATCCTGAAAGTATTGCCTTTAAGTCATGTTTATTCAAACTAAATTAGCCGAGTCTCATCTTAATAGGGTTTTGATTTGCAGGCCAGAAGATCTTTCAGACATGCAAAGAGAAAATTGTCTGTGACGGCTGGGTAGAGGTCACGTTATGCTTGAGTACGGTGGCCCAATAGTGCACAACATAacgacatttaaaaagcaaacataaGTTCACAACATAACTGAATCGAGCCACAGCACAACGAAATCGAGCCACAACACAACGAAATCGAGCCACAACACAACGAAATCGAGCCACAGCACAACGAAATCGAGCCACAACACAACGAAATCGAGCCACAGCACAACGAAATAGAGCCACAACACAACGGAAATGCTCCCGACCACTAGGAGGCATCAGCGCCAGAGAACATTAATCAGTATGCGTGTAGAAGAGGCTGTCGAGTCGTTTGGAGGAGATTTTACAACGTAAGTACATTCAACCGgtgcttttaatgttaatgttgctATATATTTGGATACAATTACGTATATACATGCATATTACCAAAATTGTTAAGTAAACTATTCGTCACTATCCGTTCTTGTAATTGGattgatcattttttatcattgtcTTCTAGGCTGCCATGTTTTGTCCCTTTTGTGGAAACGAACTTGGGACTGCTATTGCCTTTTGTGGCTCTTGCGGTTCTAATGTCCAAATTTTGTCAGAGCACGGTATgattatatatatactatactatactatatacagaggtgggtagtaacgagttacatttactccgttacatttacttgagtaagtttttgaaaaaattatacttctaggagtagttttaaatcactatactttttacttttacttgagtagatttgtgaagaagaaactgtactcttactccgctacattaggctacaataagctcgttacttttcttttgacctctttaaaattctacgcgtcattgttttattttgacagagagtgagacttCTGCCAAAGGCTCTACCATGTGACTGTGTTTCACCAATCAAACGTAGTTGCGCAGTCTCGTCACGTGACCATACTCAATCTCAGCGGTGTTCGGCGGGACGGGTTAGTTTACAGTCGTagcaaaactaaaatgtcacaatcaaccatCGGCAATGCAGACACAGCCGAGGAGGAACACCCCTGTCCTCATAttgaaagcatgtttactttaataaaagtgcgaaacagcagctacattatgcggtgtcttctgtgtctcccaaaacaaacggacatttcagcattcaaaaactcaacatctaatttgaggaaacatgtagcggtttgtgttctaaaatcgttttttttttgctgtggatagacgaatgtttgtcttttaggtaacatatgttttaaacatttcctatatatattatgtgtggaACGGTACATGTATTTGCATTGAACCGAAATGGTATGGGCGTCACGGTTCGGTGCATACATTTAACTTACACAGAAAATAACTTAcacggtataaaaataaataaaactcgcgtgcaaattaattaatataatgcagaaCTACTGTTAGATACGTGGGTTCTTTAGGGACACTTAATCTGTAGTCCCGCTTTAGCTCTGAAGCGGGCTGCGTTTGCATTGCAATGCTTTAGtatgttgtgtgagagagagagagaatgacgtGGGCGCTATCGAAAAGTCACAAAGTGTTTacttatatctgtgtgtgtgtgcttgtgtgtgtatgtgtgtgtgtgtgtgtgtgtgtgtgtatgaggcgTGGGCAATATCGAACAGtggaaacataaacattttccatcattttgtttatgcaggacatcattcaaactgcaaagtgttgaagttactgttaaataaaattttaaggaaaacaaatatattaatctgaaatgtagcaaattaactttcaaattaattgttattttaatttaatttagacttTTCAGTCATCAAGGACTCCTGTTCACTGAAAAACGATCACAGCTTCACAGCAAGAACCTTGAGAACCAACTACTGTTGAAGCTTAATAGTGACATCACTGAGTAATTCTTTtgtgaagttgtttgtttctgcattttttgtcacaaacacacacacacacactctctctctctctctctctctctctctctctctctctctctctctctctcacacacacacacacacactgtatttgtgtctgtctgattgaatgcttgttaaaaaataaatcagacgttactcaacagttactcagtacttgagtagttttttaaccaagcacttttttactcttactcaagtaattatttggatgactactttttacttttacttgagtcaaattattctgaagtaacagtacttttacttgagtacaattttgggctactctacccacctctgactatatagggatgcaccgatactactttttcctttccgatccgatttcgatatctgaattctgcgtatcggccgattctgatccgatactagcactgtttttcatgatcaaagtagacttgcatattttaacttttattgccagagatgaatagttaagcatgtttactttcaagtacattttaaactatctgtactttatcagagtactttggacaaaaaatgctttccaACAGTATGAATcacatcatacttattccactacagtccataaataaattgtttgtttttttactttaaatccataagtacattaaaatctaccattttcctttacttaagtatttttacttaaaagtatgatttttttaaatgtaattaagtgctgtattaaacttaaaaatacaaacaaaacaaaaatgtggtctcataaagcacagatacttacaaaatatttaacaaataaatctctgtttattacacaaagctatcacattataaaagtgtccaaactcgctcatgcacatcctggacacaaaatgatgcgcttaatacattcgcttctacgttatttaaagtcatgcgcattggacgcagaatgatgcgcttaaagCACCCGCTTCACACACGAGCATCCCGGATAGAGATGATCCTGttgtcgcggggatctttgcttcccaagttcaaaacagttataacacaaagagaatatatatgttatgtgtttaaatcatagaaaattgaatccatcctaaagtttaaagttatgtatgaatgacgcataacatagaccgcttctagtgcttgaatctaataacgttacactcagcgagtaccgtctccggcaaaatgtgttttaaacaaaaccaccctctattatctagtgattattaagaatattgaaaacattggaACGAGAAAgatcctgactgttcccggacacacgcatgctggattgagattgacagatgaccgcaccagcggaggtcagagttttttaattatgttatattggtttattcctcgcataaagctatcaaaatacatgacatcgaaaacagtgcatgacaacgtttatggtaatttcctgatagttagtcctttatgaagctttatagtaacatccacgggtatcgcaacggatcggactaaagagaacccgtcagtccgatacccgatccagcaaaaaagacccggatcggcctcaattccgatccagagtatcggatcggtgcatccctaatactatatatatatggaaCTATAATTTACGTCATCAATAGGAATGTTTGACTTAGTGCAGTGCTGCGCAGTCATATCGTCATATCATACTCGCACAATAGGCTGCATGAACTCGGATACACCTGTTGTGTGAGGCAGGCGTTTTAACCATTTACAGTTGTAACACTAAAAAGTTTGAAAGTAATGTTTTGAACGCTTGTCATTAGGTCCTTCatgtataaacatttgtttatttttatcattactcTTTGTTGATAACAGATTTCCCAATCGAAGTTTCTGAAGAGGATCTTCTTCGCAAGTACTTTAGAGATGGACACACTTACAGTGTAATTTTGGATATTCTGGCATCAAAGCACAACCTCAAATTCAGCCTTCGTACcttaaaaatcaaattaaacagaCTATCATTGTACAGACGAAAAAGCTACACACCTTTGGACATTGTTCAGGCAGCAATTACTGAGGAGTTGGATGGTCCTGGACAGCATTATGGGTACCGCACAATGTGCCAAACACTACGTCAGAAATACAGTCTTACAGTTAACAGACAAGATGTTATGTATATGATGGCAGATCTTGATCCATTAGGAGTTGTACAACGATcaagaagaatgtttgtaagaaGGGTTTACCATTCTTTGGGGCCAAATCACACCTGGCACGTTGATGGATATGACAAATTAAAACCCTATGGTTTGGCCATAAGTGGCTGCATTGATGGATACTCTCGGAAAGTGATGTGGTTGGTCTGTGGAGCCAGCAACAACAACCCAGAAGTTATAGCTCATCATTACCTGCAGTGTGCCACTGAATTTGGGGTCATACCAAAGCTTCTTCGCAAGGACTGTGGCACTGAAAATGGAGTAATGGCTGCAATCCACTGCACTCTGAGATCAAACCACCAAGATGAACTTGCAGGGGCTGCAAGTCATGTGTATGGCGCATCAACTACCAACCAAAGAATTGAAAGCTGGTGGTCATATTTCAGAAAACAAAGGTACAGTATGGTCACAgtcatttaatatttgtacCTACAGATTTTGCTTAACTTTCcacttaaaggcggggtgtccaaTTTCTCTTagctgttgttgatgttcaaatcgacaaaacaaacacacccctacccccatcttttgCTTTCGTCAGAGCTCAACTAATGTCTGTCCtctgcactgtgcaccttactgctgattggctacaagcgTAACAACAAGCGTAAACCGGACACCCTGACTTTAAAAGACTTGAAACATGTTCTAGAAAAATAGCATATTAATTAATTCCCTAAAGcatgttaatattattgttgGTTTAATTACGCAGGACTCAGTTCTGGATGGATCTTTTGAATGACCTGAAAGAGAGACAACTTTTTAATGGCAGTCATGAGCACATATGCTTGGTGCGTTTTGTCTTTTTGGGCATGCTACAGAAGGAGCTTGATGAAACCAAAGAAATTTGGAACACACACACCATTAGGGCAGTTAAACAATCTCGCTGTCCTTCTGGGAAACCAGATGCAATGTTCATTGTTCCACACAGGTTGGTGTACGTTATGACTAATATATAATACTAGTGTTTGTAATAGAATTGTTAAAGACATGAATACTCTCCCTCATactgtattgtttcaaagccaTGATGCTTTTTATGCAGTTcctatttatttgtaaaactgAGATTGCTGCTTAACTGTGTTGCAGGGATAgagcaaaacaaatgcaaatacatGGTTAAATTCAAGATTAACTTTATTGCATAAAAATGCTGCACTTTGTATCAAATTTTGGTGCTGCAAATCAACCtgaatgataaatataatggtaaacattgtttttctgaTTTACCCCAAAGGTTTAATGGAACCGATTGTGGATTCCCTATCTCACAGGACAACCTGGACCAGTATCTGGCTGAACCCACTTTGAGTATGTGTGGAGATGACCAGCTTCAAGCAAACTTTGAAGAACTACATTCACAGGGCAATTTTACTACACCTCTGAACTGGGAGACTGGTGTGGAAAATTACATAACCATGAAGAACATTGCTGAAATTTAAAGTCAGGTAAGATTTCAAACTttcatcaaacaaacacaaaacagtaaCCATTACTACTCACTGCAATCCAAAACCAGGTGAGTTTTGTATGCCAAAGTCCATTGCATTTTTTAACTCTTCATAACTTTTGGACATTGGTAATTTGATTGTGTTGGTACAGGTACTAGCAATAGGATAGCTGGAGGTCCTCTCAAAGCAGAGTTTGGGTTGAGGGACAATTGTCGAAGGAGGCAGTGAATCCAGTCCTGTAGCAAACATCAGGATGTCCTGGAGGGAGAGTCCTGCTTCTTGttctaaaaaaaatagaatCCGTTAAACATTATGAACTATGTACATGtacaacaataaaatgtgatgtttaGTCCTTAACCTCCTGTGTCAAGTAGATAGTCTCTCCAATATCCAATTATTCTGGTTTCTTCTTGTCGCCTGGTGCTACCTACTTCACTGAGCTGAGCCTTAAAGATAGCCTCCAATGATTCAGGAGTGAGTTTCTCAACACCACAGCACATGTATGGAGTGAATACAATTGGATGCTGCTCCAGGGCATTGATGACATCCAATGTCGAAAGACCATCCCTAAATCTGGAAGACAAGCATTAATCACAGAGTTTCTACGACAGTATAGATAGTGATAATATGGTCTCAAATGAACCACAAACATACCTCTGAATTGAGTACTGATTTCTGTATATTATGTACCACTGTATGAAATCCTTTACAATGTTCTGTTTGCCTTCTACACTTTGTGGATACTCGAAACATCCGGCAGTCTGCAGCAAGCTGGAATACTTATCAATGAGCATGTGTAATTCATCTAATGATGCAGCACCTGATATCTGGGGCAAACAGAGTTAAAGGATTATTccaccaaaaaaatgtatttgaccctcatgtcattgtaaatatgtgtatgactatttcttctgtggaacacaaaatatatttttatagaaatgttttagtggatttgtgtccatacaatggaagtcaaaagggccaatgttgtttcttcaccaagaaagtcatacaggtttgcaatgacatgagtgtgaataagtgataaaaacattatcattattaaactACACCCAAAAGGAGCAATTCAATAGGAATCCATTTTTAGAATATAATACAAATTAGACACTTTTAAAACTGGTAAACAGAATATCAATTCAAATCATAGTAAATTTACGTATTATATACGTAAAATACACTAGTGGGTAAATCGTCAGTGGGCGGGGTCACACGGACCAAAAACAGACATTCCGGCACGTAACATACATTTTAGATTGGAATAACAGGCTATAGCATTGTCTTTTGGACAAGCCAATATATGAACTTAGCATGTTTCCTAAATGTCTACGAACAtattaaagtattgttttgatttaatacagtaaaattataatatacagCTCCTTTAAGCATAACTGAAGATTGACTGTACCTCGAGCAAGGCTGTCTTCATGATCTCATCTGTTACATCTTCAATTGTTCCATCGAAGTCAATCCTCCCAGTAAGGTTATTGTACAGCATCTCTGAGAGAAAGCGAGGACCTGGACCACCATGAACTATAGAACCTGCGATCATCCTTCCAGCAAGAAAGTATTCATCTTCTCTGGCAGCTGTAGTAAATTAATAGTTTTTCCAGTTAATTTAACAAGATAATTATCAAAAGGGCAGGTAGGAAGTCGTATTAAAAGTACAAGTTCACAATTCACCTGCACTGTTAAATGTGAGAAATCTCTGATGTTCTGGGCCCTCAAAGATTCTTCGAGTCCTTAAACAGTCCATTAAGAGGGTTAGAAACTCCCGTTTTGGACCACCCGTGTCTACTGCATCTTCAGTTGTCCCTTCATCATCTGTGAATTTGACAAGCATGTCATGTGAGGGGTCATATGAGGCACGTTTGAAACCACGAGCTGCTCCATCCCAAACATTAGCTCGATTTATGTTGAATCTGCTGCAAGATGTCTTTATGATCTTCGATGAGAGATCTGATACAATGTCTGCAGCAGTTAATGCATCCCTGCTGTAAAACAAAAGGaggtttaaattaagtaaaacaataataattcaataaaaaaatacaaacatgatgTTAAGAGTAGAGAGTTAATTACAACCTTTCCTCTTGAACATAAGGTCTGCTCCCGTCTGACTCTTCGGAATCACTTTTAATTACTATTGGTGCATACAACCGTGTgtaatttctgtaaaaaatcattaagaGAAATTTACGTTCATCAAGTGACTTTAAATAGGACTTGTAATTTCTTTTTGGACGGACAATCAGCTCACGTGTAGCAATTTTGAGGGCCCTGTGTGtggttttgtatatttgttctGTTCTCTCCTCCTTCctagtttaaagaaaaataattattaatattaacattatcAACTACAACAAGCTGAGCAACTAAACATAGCAAGCATTAGTTCATTtagtaaacataaaaacaactaTAGGCAAGCCTACATTTTACTTTAGTGTTAACATATTcctttgaaaagtttgaacTTACTTGGTCTAAAATTGGCTGAGGGGGTCTGGAAAATCATTGAATCGAACATCAGAATTGCAtacatattgttttaaaatctcTAAACACTTATTTTCATTATGTTATAATCATGCCTGTCTGATGTGCTTTCTGCTTTTGGGGTGCTTGCTTCATTTGGTCCGTCCCAAACCTGGATACATAACACAAACATTACGTTAGAGTGAATTTGAAGTAAATACTTATTAGGAGgcataaaattaaatgtactcACCAAAGTGTCACTCTCAGAGTATGGACTGTTAGAGGTAGATTTTATGATCACTTCGCTCTCTTCACTTGAAGAATCTCCACTATCATCTCCAAAAAAAAAAGCAGTAGTAGTTATGGGTCTTTGAAAAATGTGCTTTGATTATAACTgatttctgtatatattgttgtaaatgtgttgtctAGGTGGGAATTATTCAAAGTAAAATTTGCTTACCATTGACTGAAAAGTCTTGAACTGTGCATGTGAAGAGAGTTATTCGTTGGTAAGCCTTCCCTAGTGCCTCTTTGTACAGTTCTATTCTGAAGGGTGTGTTTGTTCCTGGAATGTGTTTCACTTCTGCTCCATCGGGGTACAGCAACACATAGGGGCCATCTTGTATGTCTTGATTAaaatcttttactttttttacagcAGCTGTTAATAGTTGCTCTGAAGACCAATTAGGTTGAACCTCAAGAGGCAGGGTCTTTCCTCTAACAGGCTTTAGTACACCATTATGTCTCCACATAACTCCAACATAAAtctacaaatgaaaataaaacaaaactgtcacaataacattttattaatgtagtAAGAGTGACTgtatagaaaagaaaatgtaacttttatACCATTTATTGCAACCCCATAAAAGTTTTAATCTGAGAGATAACATTTAACCTTAACTGGGAGTTTATCAATAATagactcatttacatttatgcatttggcacatgcttttatccaaagcgacttacattgcattatcctatacatttatacataggtatgttcaatccccttggatcgaaccctGTTGacccaatgctcttaccactgagctacaggaaagctacagaaaagactgagctacaggaaagactCATTTGAGATAAGCAAAATCTGCTACGAACCGGTTAGATAGTGCCACATGCATATTGTCGATTGGCTAAgaatgtcagttttttttcttaacccTAAGAAGTCCATGAACTATAATAGTTCAGTTTTTTGTGATATAATGTGGAAAAAACATGCTTGAGGGAAATGTATTCTACCCATAATCATCTTAATGTAAAAGCAGTGGTATTTCAATTGCATCCAAGAATGTGATCTCTGCCATTTGCTGACGTTTGTTG
This genomic window contains:
- the LOC130437586 gene encoding G2/M phase-specific E3 ubiquitin-protein ligase-like isoform X2; translation: MYCPFCGAAVESCPAFCSACGHSVKFLKNVSNKVPDENQPSTSEGNTGRSSLDSFMKFRALKEKERKTFFTKKCQASKKDKKTVKIYVGVMWRHNGVLKPVRGKTLPLEVQPNWSSEQLLTAAVKKVKDFNQDIQDGPYVLLYPDGAEVKHIPGTNTPFRIELYKEALGKAYQRITLFTCTVQDFSVNDDSGDSSSEESEVIIKSTSNSPYSESDTLVWDGPNEASTPKAESTSDRPPQPILDQEGGENRTNIQNHTQGPQNCYTNYTRLYAPIVIKSDSEESDGSRPYVQEESRDALTAADIVSDLSSKIIKTSCSRFNINRANVWDGAARGFKRASYDPSHDMLVKFTDDEGTTEDAVDTGGPKREFLTLLMDCLRTRRIFEGPEHQRFLTFNSAAAREDEYFLAGRMIAGSIVHGGPGPRFLSEMLYNNLTGRIDFDGTIEDVTDEIMKTALLEISGAASLDELHMLIDKYSSLLQTAGCFEYPQSVEGKQNIVKDFIQWYIIYRNQYSIQRFRDGLSTLDVINALEQHPIVFTPYMCCGVEKLTPESLEAIFKAQLSEVGSTRRQEETRIIGYWRDYLLDTGEQEAGLSLQDILMFATGLDSLPPSTIVPQPKLCFERTSSYPIASTCTNTIKLPMSKSYEELKNAMDFGIQNSPGFGLQ
- the LOC130437586 gene encoding G2/M phase-specific E3 ubiquitin-protein ligase-like isoform X3, with protein sequence MYCPFCGAAVESCPAFCSACGHSVKFLKNVSNKVPDENQPSTSEAGNTGRSSLDSFMKFRALKEKERKTFFTKKCQASKKDKKTVKIYVGVMWRHNGVLKPVRGKTLPLEVQPNWSSEQLLTAAVKKVKDFNQDIQDGPYVLLYPDGAEVKHIPGTNTPFRIELYKEALGKAYQRITLFTCTVQDFSVNDDSGDSSSEESEVIIKSTSNSPYSESDTLVWDGPNEASTPKAESTSDRPPQPILDQEGGENRTNIQNHTQGPQNCYTNYTRLYAPIVIKSDSEESDGSRPYVQEERDALTAADIVSDLSSKIIKTSCSRFNINRANVWDGAARGFKRASYDPSHDMLVKFTDDEGTTEDAVDTGGPKREFLTLLMDCLRTRRIFEGPEHQRFLTFNSAAAREDEYFLAGRMIAGSIVHGGPGPRFLSEMLYNNLTGRIDFDGTIEDVTDEIMKTALLEISGAASLDELHMLIDKYSSLLQTAGCFEYPQSVEGKQNIVKDFIQWYIIYRNQYSIQRFRDGLSTLDVINALEQHPIVFTPYMCCGVEKLTPESLEAIFKAQLSEVGSTRRQEETRIIGYWRDYLLDTGEQEAGLSLQDILMFATGLDSLPPSTIVPQPKLCFERTSSYPIASTCTNTIKLPMSKSYEELKNAMDFGIQNSPGFGLQ
- the LOC130437586 gene encoding G2/M phase-specific E3 ubiquitin-protein ligase-like isoform X1 — encoded protein: MYCPFCGAAVESCPAFCSACGHSVKFLKNVSNKVPDENQPSTSEAGNTGRSSLDSFMKFRALKEKERKTFFTKKCQASKKDKKTVKIYVGVMWRHNGVLKPVRGKTLPLEVQPNWSSEQLLTAAVKKVKDFNQDIQDGPYVLLYPDGAEVKHIPGTNTPFRIELYKEALGKAYQRITLFTCTVQDFSVNDDSGDSSSEESEVIIKSTSNSPYSESDTLVWDGPNEASTPKAESTSDRPPQPILDQEGGENRTNIQNHTQGPQNCYTNYTRLYAPIVIKSDSEESDGSRPYVQEESRDALTAADIVSDLSSKIIKTSCSRFNINRANVWDGAARGFKRASYDPSHDMLVKFTDDEGTTEDAVDTGGPKREFLTLLMDCLRTRRIFEGPEHQRFLTFNSAAAREDEYFLAGRMIAGSIVHGGPGPRFLSEMLYNNLTGRIDFDGTIEDVTDEIMKTALLEISGAASLDELHMLIDKYSSLLQTAGCFEYPQSVEGKQNIVKDFIQWYIIYRNQYSIQRFRDGLSTLDVINALEQHPIVFTPYMCCGVEKLTPESLEAIFKAQLSEVGSTRRQEETRIIGYWRDYLLDTGEQEAGLSLQDILMFATGLDSLPPSTIVPQPKLCFERTSSYPIASTCTNTIKLPMSKSYEELKNAMDFGIQNSPGFGLQ
- the LOC130437588 gene encoding uncharacterized protein LOC130437588, coding for MFCPFCGNELGTAIAFCGSCGSNVQILSEHDFPIEVSEEDLLRKYFRDGHTYSVILDILASKHNLKFSLRTLKIKLNRLSLYRRKSYTPLDIVQAAITEELDGPGQHYGYRTMCQTLRQKYSLTVNRQDVMYMMADLDPLGVVQRSRRMFVRRVYHSLGPNHTWHVDGYDKLKPYGLAISGCIDGYSRKVMWLVCGASNNNPEVIAHHYLQCATEFGVIPKLLRKDCGTENGVMAAIHCTLRSNHQDELAGAASHVYGASTTNQRIESWWSYFRKQRTQFWMDLLNDLKERQLFNGSHEHICLVRFVFLGMLQKELDETKEIWNTHTIRAVKQSRCPSGKPDAMFIVPHRFNGTDCGFPISQDNLDQYLAEPTLSMCGDDQLQANFEELHSQGNFTTPLNWETGVENYITMKNIAEI